Proteins encoded within one genomic window of Pseudorasbora parva isolate DD20220531a chromosome 3, ASM2467924v1, whole genome shotgun sequence:
- the ckma gene encoding creatine kinase, muscle a has product MPFGNTHNNFKLNFSVDDEYPDLTKHNNHMAKVLTKDIYAKLRDKQTPTGYTLDDVIQTGVDNPGHPFIMTVGCVAGDEESYEVFKDLLDPIISDRHGGYKATDKHKTDLNFENLKGGDDLDPNYVLSSRVRTGRSIKGYALPPHNTRGERRAVEKLSVEALNSLDGEFKGKYYPLKSMTDAEQEQLINDHFLFDKPVSPLLLAAGMARDWPDARGIWHNENKTFLVWVNEEDHLRVISMQQGGNMKEVFKRFCVGLQRIEEIFKKHNHGFMWNEHLGYILTCPSNLGTGLRGGVHVKLPKLSTHAKFEEILTRLRLQKRGTGGVDTASVGGVFDISNADRLGSSEVAQVQCVVDGVKLMVEMEKKLEKGESIDSMIPAQK; this is encoded by the exons ATGCCTTTCGGAAACACCCACAACAACTTCAAGCTGAACTTTTCAGTCGATGATGAGTATCCAGACCTTACCAAGCACAACAACCACATGGCCAAGGTGCTGACTAAGGACATCTATGCCAAGCTCAGGGACAAGCAAACCCCCACTGGGTACACTCTGGATGATGTCATCCAGACCGGTGTTGACAACCCAG GTCACCCCTTCATCATGACTGTCGGCTGCGTTGCTGGTGATGAGGAGTCCTACGAAGTATTCAAGGATCTCCTCGACCCCATCATTTCCGACCGCCACGGTGGATACAAGGCAACTGACAAGCACAAGACCGACCTCAACTTTGAGAACCTGAAG GGTGGTGATGACCTGGACCCCAACTACGTTCTGAGCAGTCGTGTGCGTACCGGCCGCAGCATCAAGGGATACGCCCTGCCCCCCCACAACACCCGTGGAGAGCGCAGAGCTGTGGAGAAGCTGTCTGTTGAAG CTCTCAACAGCTTGGATGGAGAGTTCAAGGGCAAGTACTACCCCCTGAAGTCCATGACTGATGCTGAGCAGGAGCAGCTGATCAATGACCACTTCCTCTTTGACAAACCCGTCTCCCCCCTGCTGCTGGCTGCTGGTATGGCCCGCGACTGGCCCGATGCAAGAGGCATTTG GCACAATGAGAACAAGACTTTCCTGGTCTGGGTGAACGAGGAGGATCATCTGCGTGTCATTTCCATGCAGCAGGGTGGCAACATGAAGGAAGTGTTCAAGCGCTTCTGTGTTGGCCTTCAGAGG ATCGAGGAAATTTTCAAGAAGCACAACCATGGATTCATGTGGAACGAGCATCTTGGTTATATTCTGACCTGCCCCTCCAACCTGGGCACAGGACTGCGTGGTGGTGTCCACGTCAAGCTGCCCAAGCTGAGCACACATGCCAAGTTTGAGGAGATCCTGACCAGACTGCGCCTGCAGAAGCGTGGCACAG GTGGTGTGGACACTGCTTCCGTTGGTGGAGTGTTTGACATTTCCAATGCTGACCGTCTGGGCTCTTCAGAGGTTGCGCAGGTGCAGTGTGTGGTTGATGGCGTCAAGCTTATGGTCGAGATGGAAAAGAAGCTGGAGAAGGGCGAGTCTATCGACAGCATGATCCCTGCCCAGAAGTAA